One part of the uncultured Celeribacter sp. genome encodes these proteins:
- a CDS encoding aspartate-semialdehyde dehydrogenase has product MGYKVVVAGATGNVGREMLNILAEREFPVDEIVALASRKSLGTEVSFGDKTLTTKDLDTFDFSGWDMALFAVGSEATKKYAPKAAEAGCVVIDNSSLYRYDPDVPLIVPEVNPDAIEGYSKKNIIANPNCSTAQMVVALKPLHDRAKIKRVVVSTYQSVSGSGKDAIDELWNQTKGMYVPGQEVAPSVYPKQIAFNVIPHIDVFMDSGDTKEEWKMIAETKKIVDPSIKVTATCVRVPVFVGHSESINIETEEFLDEEEAREILRTAPGILVVDKREDGGYVTPVECVGDFATFVSRIRQDVTIDNGLNFWCVSDNLRKGAALNAVQIAELLGRRVLKKG; this is encoded by the coding sequence ATGGGCTATAAAGTCGTCGTCGCAGGCGCCACGGGCAATGTGGGCCGCGAAATGCTGAATATTCTCGCCGAGCGCGAGTTCCCTGTAGACGAGATCGTTGCGCTGGCTTCGCGCAAGTCTCTCGGCACCGAGGTAAGCTTTGGCGACAAAACCCTGACCACCAAGGATCTCGATACTTTCGATTTCTCCGGTTGGGATATGGCGCTGTTTGCTGTCGGCTCCGAGGCCACGAAGAAATACGCACCGAAAGCCGCCGAAGCAGGCTGCGTGGTGATCGATAACTCGTCGCTGTATCGCTATGATCCGGACGTGCCGCTGATTGTGCCCGAGGTGAACCCGGACGCCATCGAAGGCTATTCCAAGAAAAACATCATTGCGAACCCGAACTGTTCCACTGCGCAGATGGTCGTGGCGCTCAAGCCGCTGCATGACCGCGCCAAGATCAAACGCGTCGTCGTGTCCACCTATCAATCCGTGTCCGGCTCCGGCAAGGATGCGATTGATGAGCTGTGGAACCAGACCAAGGGCATGTATGTGCCGGGTCAGGAAGTCGCGCCGAGCGTCTATCCGAAGCAGATCGCCTTCAACGTGATCCCGCATATCGACGTCTTCATGGACAGCGGGGACACCAAGGAAGAATGGAAGATGATCGCGGAGACGAAGAAGATCGTCGATCCCTCGATCAAGGTCACCGCAACCTGTGTGCGTGTGCCGGTGTTCGTCGGGCACTCTGAGTCCATCAACATCGAAACCGAGGAATTCCTCGATGAGGAGGAAGCGCGTGAAATCCTGCGCACGGCGCCGGGCATCCTGGTCGTCGACAAGCGCGAAGACGGTGGCTATGTCACGCCGGTCGAATGCGTTGGCGATTTCGCCACCTTCGTGTCGCGTATCCGTCAGGACGTGACCATCGACAATGGTCTGAACTTCTGGTGCGTGTCCGACAACCTGCGCAAAGGCGCAGCGCTGAACGCGGTGCAGATTGCCGAGCTGCTGGGACGTCGTGTGCTGAAAAAAGGCTGA
- a CDS encoding MotA/TolQ/ExbB proton channel family protein, with the protein MTFSDTFAPLLDFLIKGGPSIWAIAVLSVITLALILWKIWDLMLLGAWNGGRAAQEALNAWQNGDAEGALRLLAARKTTRAHLVRTAMQAHRNPDYDDPAAEAETTRVAKGLMARARAGLRPLELIATIAPLLGLLGTVMGMISAFQALQDAGTRADPSMLAGGIWEALLTTAAGMAVAIPASMALTWFESVTDRLRHELEDAATRVFLRARKVDEADAKLALAAAE; encoded by the coding sequence ATGACCTTTTCTGACACGTTTGCCCCGTTGCTGGATTTCCTGATCAAGGGCGGTCCGTCGATCTGGGCGATCGCTGTGCTGTCGGTCATCACGTTGGCGTTGATCCTGTGGAAAATCTGGGATCTGATGCTGCTGGGCGCCTGGAATGGCGGACGTGCTGCACAAGAGGCGCTGAATGCCTGGCAAAACGGAGACGCTGAAGGTGCCTTGCGTTTGCTGGCTGCGCGTAAGACCACACGGGCGCATCTGGTGCGCACCGCGATGCAGGCCCACCGCAATCCCGATTACGACGACCCCGCCGCCGAAGCCGAGACCACACGGGTGGCCAAGGGGCTGATGGCCCGGGCGCGCGCGGGGTTGCGACCGCTGGAACTGATTGCAACCATTGCCCCGCTTTTGGGTCTTTTGGGGACGGTCATGGGGATGATCTCTGCGTTTCAGGCGCTGCAGGATGCGGGCACGCGTGCCGATCCGTCGATGCTCGCGGGCGGGATCTGGGAAGCCCTGCTGACAACCGCTGCCGGTATGGCAGTGGCGATTCCGGCTTCCATGGCATTGACTTGGTTTGAAAGCGTCACGGATCGCCTGCGCCATGAACTGGAAGACGCGGCGACGCGCGTGTTCCTGCGTGCCCGCAAGGTCGATGAAGCGGATGCCAAACTGGCGCTGGCCGCGGCGGAGTAA
- a CDS encoding elongation factor G: MKTVTILGPSQSGKTTLAAALAGLDGSKGRSLSLFGDASVTLFSYLDEDWALLDCPGGGDALALAGPALAASDAAILCVPADAEAAVLAAPYLRLVEAAGLPALLFINKLDVATDRTSAVVAALQAYSQHGIVLREVPMRADGKITGVIDLISERAWEFHDGARSSLVEVPATMRDREAEARTDLLEHLADFNDTLLEELIEDQKILSDEAYGVAAEVLQHHDLIPAFLGAASLGNGLTRLMKSLRHEVPDVSAVAGRFEAAPVAVAIFADQIKHLGKTVLIRAIGTDLAPGAQVMGAPIGSLVDIDTKTPVSALPAGALALTVKTDHLSLATPLCGAEAPISAPSWMTVRPSQNKCRVAPENERDEARLSAALAKLCEIDPGLRVEQDALSGEALLATQGQPHERRVLAKLDSVFGVAVQQAPLSATLCETITRPAETHYRHRKQSGGAGQFADVVLTLAPLSRGVGFEFAETVKGGAVPRNYIPAVEAGVREALAEGVNGLPVVDLKVTLTDGKHHAVDSSDHAFRTAAKAAVKEALVEAKPVVLQPIDRIAIHVPSQFSGALVPVVTGLKGQVLGFEADPNAQGWDVFSALLPASSEADLFQALGANTRGTAWFEAELAQYEELHGA; encoded by the coding sequence TCTTGATGAAGACTGGGCCTTGCTGGATTGCCCCGGTGGCGGCGATGCGCTGGCGCTGGCCGGTCCGGCTCTGGCGGCAAGTGATGCCGCCATTCTCTGTGTGCCCGCAGACGCCGAAGCGGCCGTCCTGGCCGCGCCCTATTTGCGGCTGGTTGAGGCTGCGGGGCTGCCAGCTCTGCTGTTCATCAACAAACTCGATGTGGCGACCGACCGCACCAGCGCCGTGGTGGCTGCACTGCAGGCCTACAGCCAGCACGGCATCGTGCTGCGCGAAGTGCCAATGCGCGCAGATGGCAAGATCACCGGCGTGATCGACCTGATTTCAGAACGGGCCTGGGAATTCCACGATGGCGCGCGTTCGTCTCTGGTTGAAGTGCCCGCCACGATGCGGGACCGCGAGGCAGAAGCGCGCACGGATCTTCTGGAACACCTTGCGGATTTCAATGACACGCTTCTGGAGGAATTGATCGAAGATCAGAAAATTCTCAGTGACGAAGCCTATGGTGTCGCGGCGGAGGTGTTGCAGCACCATGATCTGATCCCGGCCTTTCTTGGTGCGGCTTCGCTGGGCAATGGGTTGACCCGGCTGATGAAAAGCCTGCGCCATGAGGTGCCGGATGTGTCCGCCGTGGCGGGCCGGTTTGAGGCTGCGCCGGTTGCCGTGGCGATCTTTGCCGATCAGATCAAACACCTTGGAAAGACCGTATTGATCCGCGCAATCGGGACCGATCTTGCACCGGGAGCGCAAGTGATGGGGGCGCCAATTGGCAGCCTTGTGGACATTGATACCAAAACGCCGGTCTCCGCATTGCCAGCAGGGGCATTGGCCCTGACGGTGAAAACCGATCATCTGTCATTGGCGACGCCACTCTGTGGGGCAGAGGCTCCGATCTCGGCCCCGTCATGGATGACGGTGCGCCCGTCGCAGAACAAATGCCGCGTGGCCCCGGAAAACGAACGCGACGAAGCGCGTTTGTCGGCGGCTCTGGCAAAGCTTTGTGAAATCGATCCGGGCCTGCGCGTCGAACAGGATGCGCTCAGCGGAGAGGCGCTGCTGGCGACGCAGGGGCAGCCGCATGAACGACGTGTTCTGGCAAAACTCGACAGCGTCTTTGGCGTTGCCGTGCAACAAGCGCCACTGTCGGCGACGCTGTGCGAAACCATCACCCGACCGGCAGAAACGCATTACCGCCACCGCAAGCAATCCGGCGGGGCCGGGCAATTCGCGGATGTGGTGCTGACGCTTGCACCGCTCAGCCGGGGCGTGGGTTTTGAGTTCGCGGAAACCGTGAAAGGCGGTGCCGTGCCGCGCAACTACATCCCGGCGGTCGAAGCAGGGGTGCGCGAAGCTCTCGCCGAAGGGGTGAACGGGTTGCCGGTTGTGGATCTGAAGGTGACTCTCACCGATGGCAAACACCATGCGGTGGACAGTTCAGATCATGCTTTCCGGACAGCGGCGAAAGCGGCGGTGAAAGAGGCGCTGGTCGAGGCTAAACCTGTGGTTCTGCAGCCCATCGACCGGATCGCCATCCATGTGCCAAGTCAGTTCAGTGGCGCTCTGGTGCCGGTGGTCACGGGGCTTAAGGGGCAAGTTCTGGGATTCGAGGCCGATCCCAATGCGCAGGGATGGGATGTGTTTTCGGCGCTTTTGCCCGCTTCGAGCGAGGCGGATCTGTTCCAAGCGCTGGGGGCCAACACGCGCGGGACCGCATGGTTCGAGGCCGAATTGGCGCAATATGAAGAGTTGCATGGGGCCTGA
- a CDS encoding TonB family protein, translating into MKRIVTGAVFLSLALGVHFAVAAARFMSSEDGASSAGNGGDAVLSLEASTAAVAAMVETWESPPEVVAETETTQTPPDAPEIDTSADLPVMAQAETLPDRDIPMPVQQVETPEAPEQFEAPKAPEALKPPEPEPQPDPKPEPKPEPKPAPAKPVAGGDRSSQATTAAGRGGGAQAGQARASQGASLSASQRQSKIRQWGNSIRARIERRKRAPRNAGVGQVLIVVSVDAAGQLRGVRVRQSSGNPVLDEAALDAARRAGKFPKAPVPLDSNYAELTIPIVFSR; encoded by the coding sequence ATGAAACGTATCGTGACAGGAGCCGTTTTTCTGAGCCTCGCTCTGGGGGTTCATTTTGCCGTGGCCGCCGCCCGGTTCATGTCTTCTGAGGACGGGGCATCTTCGGCGGGCAACGGTGGCGATGCCGTGCTGTCGCTTGAGGCCTCGACGGCGGCTGTGGCGGCCATGGTCGAAACATGGGAAAGCCCGCCTGAAGTGGTGGCCGAGACCGAGACGACCCAGACCCCTCCGGACGCTCCTGAGATAGACACGTCAGCAGATCTGCCGGTTATGGCCCAGGCCGAGACTCTGCCAGATCGCGACATTCCTATGCCGGTACAGCAGGTCGAAACGCCTGAGGCCCCGGAACAATTCGAAGCGCCGAAAGCGCCCGAGGCCCTCAAGCCGCCGGAGCCTGAACCGCAGCCTGATCCCAAGCCAGAGCCTAAGCCTGAACCCAAGCCGGCGCCGGCAAAGCCTGTGGCCGGGGGCGACCGCTCCAGTCAGGCGACCACAGCTGCCGGGCGGGGCGGGGGGGCGCAGGCCGGGCAGGCCCGCGCCTCACAGGGGGCCAGCTTGTCGGCGTCCCAGCGTCAATCGAAAATCCGGCAATGGGGCAATTCGATCCGTGCCCGCATCGAGCGCCGCAAACGTGCGCCGCGCAACGCAGGTGTCGGTCAGGTTCTGATCGTGGTCTCCGTCGATGCGGCCGGACAATTGCGGGGTGTGCGGGTGCGTCAAAGCTCTGGCAATCCCGTGTTGGATGAGGCTGCGTTGGATGCCGCCCGCCGCGCTGGCAAGTTCCCCAAAGCGCCGGTGCCGCTGGACAGCAACTATGCCGAGCTGACGATTCCCATCGTCTTTTCACGCTAA
- a CDS encoding efflux RND transporter periplasmic adaptor subunit: MKTPIRILLLLAVLAGGYWGWTQLREDGEQPVPQTAAVSRGSVAETVLASGTIEASQLVSVGARTSGQIETMAVSLGQTVKTGDLIAEIDSQDQQNDVLQAEADLANIEAQIAAKNASLTKAQLALDRLTRLSAQNYASQEDVESATADLAVYEAELEALDAQKSSAEVTVSTAKIALERTKITAPMDGTIVAVVVDEGQTVNANTDAPTIVKLANLDRMIVKAEISEADVVHVAAGQKVSFTILGEPDRAFEATVRDIEPAPSAIEDSDTISTDEAIYYNGRLEVDNPDHLLRIGMTTQVSIILDEAHDVLTVPSSAISSGPEGAMVQLYEPQSGSTQPQAVEVGLDNKVTAEIRSGLSEGDLVVTGSAMSGVGSAGGRMGRPMGF; encoded by the coding sequence ATGAAAACTCCAATCCGAATTTTGCTGCTTCTGGCGGTGCTTGCTGGCGGCTATTGGGGCTGGACGCAGCTCCGGGAGGATGGAGAGCAGCCTGTGCCGCAGACAGCAGCGGTCAGCCGGGGATCGGTGGCCGAGACGGTTCTGGCCTCCGGTACGATCGAAGCCAGCCAATTGGTGAGCGTTGGGGCCCGGACTTCGGGTCAGATCGAAACCATGGCGGTCAGCCTTGGGCAAACGGTCAAGACAGGAGACTTGATTGCTGAAATCGACAGCCAGGATCAGCAGAACGATGTTCTGCAGGCCGAAGCCGATCTTGCCAACATCGAGGCGCAGATCGCGGCCAAGAATGCGAGCCTAACCAAGGCGCAACTGGCGTTGGATCGTCTGACGCGACTGAGTGCGCAGAACTACGCGTCGCAGGAAGATGTGGAAAGTGCAACCGCGGATCTGGCCGTCTATGAAGCCGAGCTTGAAGCGCTGGATGCGCAGAAATCCAGTGCCGAGGTGACCGTTTCCACGGCCAAGATTGCCCTCGAACGCACCAAGATCACCGCGCCGATGGACGGCACGATTGTGGCTGTGGTGGTCGATGAAGGCCAGACCGTGAATGCCAATACCGATGCGCCGACAATCGTGAAGCTGGCCAATCTGGACCGGATGATCGTGAAGGCGGAGATATCTGAGGCGGATGTCGTGCATGTCGCGGCAGGGCAGAAAGTCAGTTTCACCATTCTGGGCGAACCGGATCGTGCGTTTGAGGCTACCGTGCGCGATATTGAACCGGCTCCCTCTGCGATCGAAGACAGCGATACGATTTCGACCGATGAGGCGATCTATTACAATGGCCGGCTTGAGGTCGATAACCCAGACCATCTTTTGCGGATCGGCATGACCACGCAGGTGTCGATCATCCTTGATGAGGCGCACGATGTGCTGACCGTGCCCTCCTCGGCGATCAGCAGCGGGCCGGAAGGGGCCATGGTGCAGCTTTATGAACCGCAAAGCGGCAGCACCCAGCCGCAAGCTGTCGAGGTGGGACTCGACAATAAAGTGACCGCCGAAATCCGGTCGGGGCTGAGCGAAGGCGATCTGGTCGTGACCGGGTCGGCCATGTCCGGTGTCGGCAGTGCTGGGGGCCGTATGGGGCGGCCGATGGGGTTCTGA
- a CDS encoding biopolymer transporter ExbD: MNFATQPKKQPVESIVPMINVVFLLLIFFLMTAQIAPPDALEVSPPDAQSDTPAEAELTLYVDKEGTVAFRDHRGEDAALHALELERITLCADGGCGLEGAVPPLRLRADAEVPATVVAQLLPKLAGLGFGQIELVTQSQ, encoded by the coding sequence ATGAATTTTGCCACCCAGCCCAAAAAGCAGCCGGTCGAGAGCATCGTGCCGATGATCAATGTGGTGTTTCTGCTGCTGATCTTTTTCCTAATGACAGCGCAGATTGCTCCGCCGGATGCGCTGGAGGTCTCGCCGCCGGACGCGCAGAGCGACACACCTGCCGAAGCGGAGCTGACGCTCTATGTCGACAAAGAGGGCACGGTGGCGTTTCGTGACCATCGGGGCGAAGACGCGGCGCTGCACGCGCTGGAGCTGGAGCGGATCACACTCTGCGCCGATGGCGGTTGTGGTCTCGAAGGTGCGGTGCCGCCTCTGCGGCTGCGGGCGGATGCCGAAGTGCCCGCGACGGTGGTGGCGCAGCTTTTGCCAAAGCTTGCCGGTCTTGGTTTCGGCCAGATCGAACTTGTGACGCAGTCGCAGTGA
- a CDS encoding DUF4139 domain-containing protein has translation MFLKSMSSRAFLTGSVLAGSLAGLPDLLLAEEFDARSAVTAVTLYPQSATITREAAINLPAGQHEVTFADIPLGTDMQALVSTLQSKVTGATLGPVSYARRSPVNSTLYTSEAAQAAKAKVDELTRELRASERDVAAIRLAAEAAEDTLAYLGRLQAPDGATAEEIASMGTLIREQSLDARLAAADALAQAEESERGLRDLRDALSKAEAELARFRQEDLDSLQITLSLDVPKAADVKVSFSYMVPDAYWQPAYTARLDTETGDMSLTRGVQAMQDTGEAWTDVQLTFATDNPSRRSSPSEVYSDIRRISEPGPELMRGVGAADMAEYAAPVMEQAMSKTEAVANLSGLSLTYAYPEPATLYSEEGATEFALSEVDLAPDLVVRAVPLYDSTGYLMASFTNETGEMLVPGAVRLIRDGVSLGETRLDTVVAGDEVDLAFGAVDGVQVERRILSRNEGDRGMISKKTETSSEWLISLRNSTGRSWPVEVIDRVSVSEQEDLKIDWRANPMPDAEDYDGKRGVLAWHVDLAAGAEQDINVEETLRWPEGMILR, from the coding sequence ATGTTTTTAAAATCGATGTCATCGCGTGCGTTTCTGACCGGTTCAGTTCTGGCTGGATCTTTGGCCGGGTTGCCGGATTTGCTGCTGGCCGAAGAATTCGATGCCCGCAGCGCGGTGACTGCGGTCACGCTTTATCCGCAATCTGCCACCATCACGCGCGAAGCTGCGATCAACCTGCCCGCAGGGCAGCATGAGGTTACATTCGCGGATATTCCGCTGGGCACGGATATGCAGGCTTTGGTGTCCACGCTGCAAAGTAAGGTCACGGGGGCCACACTCGGTCCCGTCAGCTATGCGCGCCGGTCGCCTGTGAACAGCACGCTCTACACGTCGGAAGCCGCACAAGCGGCCAAGGCCAAGGTCGATGAGCTGACGCGGGAATTGCGTGCCAGTGAACGCGATGTCGCCGCCATCCGGCTGGCTGCAGAGGCGGCTGAGGATACATTGGCCTATCTCGGACGGCTGCAGGCGCCGGATGGGGCCACGGCAGAAGAGATCGCATCTATGGGAACTCTGATCCGGGAACAGTCTCTTGATGCCCGTCTTGCCGCAGCCGACGCTTTGGCCCAGGCCGAAGAAAGCGAACGTGGGCTGCGCGATCTGCGCGACGCGCTGAGCAAGGCGGAGGCAGAGCTGGCGCGCTTTCGCCAGGAAGATCTGGACAGCCTGCAGATCACGCTCAGCCTAGATGTGCCAAAGGCTGCGGATGTGAAGGTGAGTTTTTCCTACATGGTGCCGGATGCCTATTGGCAGCCCGCCTATACGGCGCGGCTTGACACGGAAACGGGGGACATGTCCCTGACCCGTGGTGTGCAGGCCATGCAGGATACCGGCGAGGCCTGGACCGATGTGCAACTGACCTTCGCCACGGACAATCCGTCGCGGCGCAGTTCGCCGAGCGAGGTGTACTCCGATATCCGCCGCATTTCCGAACCGGGGCCGGAACTGATGCGGGGCGTCGGAGCTGCAGATATGGCGGAATATGCCGCCCCTGTCATGGAGCAGGCGATGAGCAAGACTGAGGCCGTTGCCAATCTGTCGGGTCTCAGCCTGACCTATGCCTATCCGGAGCCTGCTACCCTCTATTCCGAAGAGGGCGCGACCGAATTCGCCCTTTCCGAGGTGGATCTGGCGCCGGACCTGGTCGTGCGTGCGGTGCCGCTTTACGACAGCACCGGCTATCTGATGGCGTCTTTCACCAACGAGACGGGCGAAATGCTGGTGCCGGGGGCGGTGCGGCTGATCCGGGATGGGGTGAGCCTCGGGGAAACGCGTCTCGACACGGTGGTTGCCGGGGATGAGGTCGATTTGGCCTTTGGTGCGGTGGACGGTGTGCAGGTGGAGCGCCGCATTCTGAGCCGCAACGAAGGGGATCGGGGCATGATTTCCAAGAAGACCGAAACCAGCTCGGAATGGCTGATTTCTTTGCGCAACTCCACGGGTCGCAGCTGGCCGGTTGAGGTGATTGACCGGGTTTCCGTCTCGGAACAGGAAGATCTCAAGATCGACTGGCGCGCCAATCCGATGCCGGACGCTGAAGACTATGACGGAAAACGCGGCGTTCTGGCATGGCATGTCGATCTGGCGGCAGGGGCCGAACAGGACATCAATGTCGAGGAAACCCTGCGCTGGCCCGAGGGCATGATCCTGCGGTGA
- a CDS encoding MacB family efflux pump subunit → MTEPLISARGLSRSFQAGDELITVLRDVDIDIYPGELVAIIGASGSGKSTLMNILGCLDRASTGRYAFAGRDVSVLAPDELAQLRREHFGFIFQRYQLLPDLDAVGNVEVPAIYAGVGKGARRKRAKELLTQLGLETRFDHRPSELSGGQQQRVSVARALMNGGEVILADEPTGALDSKSGEDLIALLKDLNANGHTIVMVTHDPAVAVHAHRIIEISDGRIISDTRKDVADTPTVAPDTALKAKGGGAMLRRLSEAFSISMKAMLAHRTRSFLTMLGIIIGIASVVLVVALGNGSQERVLQNISSLGTNTITVRAGSGFGSRDQGRIETLVPADADALSLLPLADSVSPAVSSLASVIYRNTEASATINGVSGDYFQVHAYETVAGNVFSAEDVKAYAQMAVIDEDTRDTFFTDGTDPLGQVLLLGHVPVRVMGVVRSTGASFGPSSLNVWVPYTTSMARISGQSILGSIGVRVVDDYDMKQAEQEISALLLRRHGTKDFFLSNTDTIRETITSTTQTLTYLVAMIAVISLIVGGIGVMNIMLVSVTERTKEIGVRIAIGARRSDIVSQFLIEAVMVCLVGGVLGITGALVGGSLVARFASAVPLSFSIVAIVVAFLSSTLIGVTFGFLPARNAAKLDPVVALSRE, encoded by the coding sequence ATGACGGAACCTCTGATTTCAGCGCGCGGTCTGAGCCGCAGTTTCCAGGCGGGAGATGAACTCATCACCGTTCTGCGGGATGTGGATATCGACATCTACCCCGGTGAACTGGTGGCGATCATCGGGGCCTCGGGGTCCGGCAAATCGACGCTGATGAACATTCTGGGTTGTCTCGACCGTGCCAGCACCGGACGCTACGCTTTCGCCGGTCGCGATGTCAGTGTGCTGGCGCCTGATGAGCTGGCGCAGCTGCGCCGCGAACACTTCGGTTTCATTTTTCAGCGGTATCAGCTTCTGCCGGATCTGGATGCGGTCGGCAACGTCGAGGTGCCTGCGATCTACGCCGGTGTGGGCAAGGGGGCCCGCCGCAAGCGTGCCAAGGAGCTGTTGACGCAGCTTGGTCTCGAAACGCGGTTCGACCACCGGCCCAGCGAACTGTCAGGGGGCCAGCAGCAACGTGTGTCGGTTGCCCGTGCGCTGATGAACGGTGGCGAGGTCATTCTGGCCGATGAGCCGACAGGGGCGCTCGACAGCAAGAGTGGCGAGGATCTGATCGCGCTGCTCAAGGATCTGAACGCCAATGGCCATACCATTGTGATGGTGACCCACGATCCCGCCGTGGCTGTACATGCACATCGGATTATTGAAATCAGCGACGGCCGGATCATCTCAGACACCCGTAAAGACGTGGCGGATACGCCCACGGTAGCGCCCGATACGGCGCTGAAGGCCAAGGGGGGCGGGGCGATGTTGCGGCGCCTGTCCGAGGCGTTTTCGATCTCGATGAAGGCCATGTTGGCCCATCGCACACGGTCGTTCCTGACCATGCTGGGGATCATCATCGGGATTGCTTCGGTGGTCTTGGTGGTGGCGCTGGGCAATGGCAGTCAGGAACGCGTGCTGCAAAACATCAGTTCTCTGGGAACGAACACGATCACCGTGCGGGCAGGGTCCGGGTTTGGGTCGCGCGATCAGGGGCGGATCGAAACGCTTGTGCCTGCAGATGCGGATGCGCTGTCTTTGTTGCCGCTGGCTGACAGCGTGTCTCCGGCCGTGTCGTCATTGGCCTCGGTCATCTATCGCAACACGGAAGCCTCCGCGACCATCAACGGCGTGAGCGGCGATTATTTTCAGGTGCACGCCTATGAGACGGTTGCCGGGAATGTGTTTTCCGCCGAAGACGTCAAAGCCTATGCACAGATGGCGGTGATCGACGAAGACACCCGGGACACGTTCTTCACGGATGGTACGGATCCGCTGGGACAGGTGCTTTTGCTTGGGCATGTGCCGGTGCGGGTGATGGGGGTGGTGCGCTCGACCGGGGCGAGTTTCGGGCCGTCTTCTCTCAATGTTTGGGTGCCCTACACCACCTCGATGGCGAGGATTTCCGGCCAGAGCATTCTGGGAAGCATCGGTGTGCGTGTCGTCGATGATTATGACATGAAGCAGGCCGAGCAAGAGATTTCCGCCCTGCTGTTGCGTCGTCATGGCACCAAGGACTTTTTCCTGTCAAACACCGACACTATTCGTGAAACCATCACCTCGACCACGCAGACGCTGACCTATCTTGTGGCGATGATCGCGGTGATCTCGCTGATCGTCGGAGGGATCGGGGTAATGAACATCATGCTGGTTTCGGTGACCGAACGCACCAAGGAAATCGGGGTGCGGATCGCTATCGGCGCGCGGCGGTCGGATATTGTCAGTCAGTTCCTGATCGAAGCGGTCATGGTCTGTCTGGTTGGCGGGGTCCTGGGCATCACCGGCGCGCTGGTCGGCGGGTCTCTGGTGGCGCGATTCGCCTCGGCGGTTCCTCTGAGCTTTTCCATCGTGGCTATCGTGGTGGCCTTTCTGTCCTCGACGCTGATTGGCGTCACTTTTGGGTTTTTGCCGGCGCGAAATGCGGCAAAGCTTGATCCGGTGGTGGCTCTTAGCCGAGAATGA
- a CDS encoding carbonic anhydrase, which yields MKNAKPLPNYMVQRYHGWKATTFNENRSWYRRLADEGQRPRAFIISCCDSRVHVTSIFGADQGEFFIHRNIANLVPPFTDDGDHHGTSAAVEYAVTALKVAHIVVLGHSNCGGVQGCYDMCSGHAPELEEKSSFVGRWMDILRPGYERVLDVPEADRKRALEKESILISLENLMSFPFVRDAVMAGDLTLHGLWTDIGDGDLLQYDPTTNDFVAV from the coding sequence ATGAAAAACGCAAAGCCCCTCCCCAACTACATGGTTCAACGCTACCACGGGTGGAAAGCCACCACCTTCAACGAAAACAGGTCGTGGTATCGCCGTCTGGCAGATGAGGGACAAAGGCCGCGTGCGTTCATTATTTCCTGCTGCGACTCGCGGGTTCATGTCACCTCGATCTTTGGCGCCGATCAGGGTGAATTCTTCATTCACCGCAATATCGCAAACCTCGTCCCGCCCTTTACCGATGATGGCGATCACCACGGGACCTCCGCGGCGGTCGAATATGCCGTGACCGCCCTCAAGGTCGCCCATATCGTCGTGCTTGGGCATTCCAACTGCGGCGGCGTTCAGGGCTGCTATGACATGTGTTCCGGCCATGCCCCGGAACTGGAAGAAAAGTCGTCCTTCGTCGGTCGCTGGATGGACATTCTGCGCCCCGGATACGAACGTGTTCTCGACGTGCCCGAAGCCGATCGCAAACGCGCATTGGAAAAGGAATCCATCCTGATTTCGCTTGAAAACCTGATGTCCTTCCCCTTCGTCCGCGATGCCGTGATGGCCGGAGATCTCACACTGCATGGTCTCTGGACCGACATTGGCGACGGCGATCTGCTGCAATACGATCCGACGACCAACGACTTCGTCGCGGTCTGA
- a CDS encoding biopolymer transporter ExbD, translating to MTFDDPRVKRRPSLTPMIDVVFLLLVFFMLASRFGMDMQLPLTVGGTSSTPYSGPPRLVQVEAEELRLNGAPVTPEDLVTKLETLTETPTDTIILRAGDEVPLQRMVSVMDALGAAGYSSLVLLE from the coding sequence ATGACCTTTGACGACCCTCGCGTCAAAAGAAGGCCATCGCTGACGCCGATGATCGACGTGGTGTTTCTGCTTCTGGTGTTCTTCATGCTTGCGTCACGGTTCGGCATGGACATGCAACTGCCGTTGACCGTTGGCGGGACGTCGTCCACGCCCTATTCGGGGCCGCCGCGTCTGGTGCAGGTGGAAGCTGAGGAACTGCGTCTGAACGGTGCTCCCGTAACCCCGGAAGATCTGGTGACGAAACTGGAAACCCTGACCGAGACTCCGACCGATACGATTATCCTGCGCGCCGGTGATGAGGTGCCCCTGCAACGGATGGTCAGCGTCATGGATGCTCTTGGCGCGGCGGGCTATTCGAGCCTTGTGCTGTTGGAGTGA